One segment of Paenibacillus rhizovicinus DNA contains the following:
- a CDS encoding carboxymuconolactone decarboxylase family protein, with amino-acid sequence MEMRLDYMKVRPESLQALLKMEGFVKKSGLDSTLLELVKTRASQINGCAFCLDMHTKDARAMGETEQRLYLLNAWREAPFYTDAERAALALTEAVTKISEGGVSAALYEEVRKHFDEGQYVDLLMAINTINAWNRMAISTNMVPGAYQPAVQK; translated from the coding sequence ATGGAAATGAGATTGGATTATATGAAAGTGCGCCCGGAATCTCTGCAAGCGTTGTTGAAAATGGAAGGCTTCGTGAAGAAGAGCGGCCTTGATTCGACGCTGCTGGAATTGGTTAAAACTCGCGCTTCGCAGATCAATGGCTGTGCCTTCTGCCTCGATATGCATACGAAAGATGCACGTGCAATGGGGGAGACGGAACAACGCCTTTACCTGTTGAACGCATGGCGCGAAGCGCCGTTCTATACGGATGCGGAGCGGGCTGCGCTGGCGTTGACCGAAGCAGTGACCAAAATTTCCGAAGGCGGCGTATCAGCGGCGCTCTATGAAGAAGTGCGCAAACATTTTGACGAAGGGCAGTACGTTGATCTGCTGATGGCGATCAATACCATCAACGCTTGGAATCGCATGGCGATCTCGACTAATATGGTACCAGGCGCTTATCAGCCGGCTGTTCAAAAATAA
- a CDS encoding DUF2500 domain-containing protein, with product MNGYPGDPGFFGALKELPLLFKLFGGFVFIVVVGGFLYVILRGTWRWTANNASEVITSPVTVVDKRTEVWGGSGNSSASTDYYVTFEFDNGSRIELQVRGDKYGLIVVGDHGPLTYQGTRFKEFHR from the coding sequence ATGAACGGATACCCGGGCGACCCAGGATTTTTTGGAGCTTTAAAGGAACTGCCTCTTCTCTTCAAACTGTTCGGAGGGTTTGTATTCATCGTCGTCGTTGGCGGGTTCTTGTACGTCATCCTTCGCGGTACATGGCGATGGACGGCGAACAACGCCTCCGAAGTTATTACGAGTCCCGTGACCGTAGTGGATAAACGAACCGAGGTATGGGGCGGTTCAGGGAACTCGAGCGCAAGTACCGATTATTACGTGACTTTTGAATTCGATAACGGTTCGCGCATCGAATTGCAGGTCAGAGGCGATAAATACGGTTTGATTGTCGTAGGCGATCATGGACCGCTCACGTATCAAGGCACGCGTTTTAAAGAATTTCACAGATAA
- a CDS encoding ABC transporter substrate-binding protein yields the protein MNIAIQRWKKGAWLAAVLALAILAAVGCGSESGKQAEGGETELTVLLDWYPNAVHTFLYAAEEQGYFKAAGLKVKLQTPADTNDALKLVAAGKADLALSYQMQVAISRAEDIPIVSVGAIVRHPLNQLLVLESPDIHSPKDLAGKKIGYPSIPLDQAIVDTMVKSDGGDPSKLSHVDVGWDLIPAMSTKKVDAIIGGYVNHEKLLLEKEGKKLAAFDPSDYGVPDYYELVLTASEDGLKNNGAAIKKFMEAAAKGQAYTASHPDEALQLLLDRQDEESPLDADVEKQSLAILLPLMDAGTEPFGSQTEQSWRSIIDWLKEHGQLSKDVNPSDAFRNL from the coding sequence ATGAACATAGCGATTCAACGATGGAAGAAAGGCGCATGGCTGGCTGCGGTTCTGGCCTTGGCCATCCTCGCAGCCGTCGGCTGCGGCTCCGAGTCAGGCAAGCAGGCGGAGGGCGGCGAAACCGAACTGACCGTGCTGCTGGACTGGTATCCGAATGCGGTGCATACCTTCTTGTATGCCGCCGAGGAGCAGGGGTATTTCAAGGCTGCGGGCTTGAAGGTCAAGCTGCAGACGCCCGCGGACACGAACGACGCGCTGAAGCTGGTCGCCGCCGGCAAGGCCGATCTGGCGCTCAGCTATCAAATGCAGGTCGCGATTTCGCGCGCCGAAGACATTCCGATCGTATCGGTCGGCGCCATCGTTCGCCATCCGCTCAATCAATTATTGGTGCTGGAGTCGCCGGACATTCATAGTCCGAAGGATTTGGCCGGGAAGAAAATCGGTTACCCGTCTATTCCGCTCGACCAGGCGATCGTCGATACGATGGTGAAATCGGACGGCGGAGATCCTTCGAAGCTCTCCCACGTGGACGTCGGCTGGGACTTGATCCCGGCGATGAGCACCAAGAAGGTGGACGCGATCATCGGGGGCTACGTGAACCACGAGAAACTGCTGCTCGAGAAGGAAGGCAAGAAGCTCGCCGCGTTCGATCCTTCCGATTATGGCGTGCCGGATTATTACGAGCTTGTTCTGACGGCCAGCGAGGACGGCTTGAAGAACAACGGAGCCGCGATCAAGAAGTTCATGGAGGCAGCCGCCAAAGGACAAGCGTATACCGCGAGCCATCCGGACGAAGCGCTGCAGCTGCTGCTGGATCGGCAAGACGAGGAATCTCCGCTCGACGCCGATGTCGAGAAGCAGAGCTTGGCGATTCTGCTTCCGTTGATGGACGCGGGGACGGAGCCCTTCGGCAGCCAAACCGAGCAGTCCTGGCGTTCGATCATCGACTGGCTGAAGGAACACGGGCAATTGAGCAAGGACGTCAATCCGTCGGACGCCTTCCGTAATCTCTAA
- the tenA gene encoding thiaminase II, which produces MNPFSDRLYRSAQELWAKSHEHPFLTELRDGTLDPERFIYYLKQDYVYLIDYAKVFAMGSLKARDLETMAKFAELLHSTLNVEMELHRQYAARFGISRDELEQTLASPTTVAYTKYLLDTAAQGSLPEVAAVLLPCMWSYREIGTACMKVPGALDHPLYREWILMYGSEEFGALTDWCIALMDRLAEGLPERELAQLEERFMVASKLEYMFWDMAYRLEAWPV; this is translated from the coding sequence TTGAATCCATTCAGTGACAGGTTATATCGTTCCGCGCAGGAACTATGGGCGAAGAGCCATGAGCATCCTTTCTTGACGGAATTACGAGACGGGACGCTGGATCCCGAACGATTCATCTATTATCTCAAGCAGGACTATGTTTATCTGATCGATTACGCCAAGGTATTCGCCATGGGCAGCTTGAAGGCCAGAGACTTGGAAACCATGGCCAAGTTCGCCGAGCTGCTTCATTCCACGCTGAACGTGGAAATGGAGCTTCACCGGCAATATGCGGCGCGTTTCGGCATCTCGCGCGATGAGCTGGAGCAAACGCTCGCTTCGCCGACCACGGTCGCGTACACCAAGTATTTGCTGGATACCGCTGCGCAAGGATCGCTGCCCGAGGTGGCGGCCGTCCTGCTTCCGTGCATGTGGAGCTATCGGGAGATCGGGACAGCTTGCATGAAGGTTCCGGGCGCCTTGGACCATCCGCTCTACCGGGAGTGGATCTTGATGTACGGCTCCGAGGAGTTCGGCGCGCTTACCGACTGGTGCATCGCGCTGATGGATCGACTCGCGGAAGGGCTGCCCGAACGGGAGCTCGCGCAGCTTGAGGAACGCTTCATGGTCGCTTCCAAACTGGAATACATGTTCTGGGATATGGCTTATCGCTTGGAGGCTTGGCCGGTATGA
- the hutG gene encoding formimidoylglutamase — protein sequence MSREIPYLKAPDEAGFRDRFETKVAHWIRRWDGAEQLLAGIVGVPLSKSSISVSGASTAPAAIRAAFNSFTTYSMEYGVDLQAFAVRDLGDIRMHATDIAECHRRIEASMHALYEALPTLVPIVIGGDHSISFPSVKAFAGRYPGRKIGIVHFDAHHDVRNYEDGGATNGTPFRGILESGLVEGRHIVQIGIRGFMNAKPYHDYVVGKGVRVFSSRDVRRMGIDPILDQALALAGEGTEAIYVSFDVDVIDQSFAPGCPAIGTGGMNPWDALDALYRLGALPQVKGIDFVCIDPSADVRNITSRLAVQFMLGFLAGMASRPG from the coding sequence ATGAGCCGGGAGATTCCTTATTTGAAAGCTCCGGACGAAGCGGGATTTCGAGACCGTTTCGAGACGAAGGTCGCGCATTGGATTCGCCGCTGGGACGGCGCGGAGCAGCTGCTTGCGGGGATCGTCGGCGTGCCGTTGTCGAAGTCCTCGATATCGGTATCCGGCGCTTCGACCGCGCCTGCGGCGATTCGCGCCGCGTTCAACTCATTTACTACGTATTCCATGGAGTACGGGGTCGACTTGCAGGCGTTCGCCGTCCGCGATCTGGGCGACATCCGAATGCATGCAACGGACATCGCCGAATGCCATCGGCGGATCGAAGCAAGCATGCACGCGTTGTACGAAGCGCTGCCGACACTCGTTCCGATCGTCATCGGCGGCGATCATTCGATCAGCTTCCCGTCGGTCAAAGCGTTCGCAGGGCGTTACCCCGGCCGGAAAATCGGAATCGTTCACTTTGACGCGCATCATGACGTGCGCAATTACGAAGACGGCGGGGCGACCAACGGGACGCCGTTTCGCGGTATCTTGGAATCAGGTCTAGTAGAGGGGCGCCATATCGTGCAAATCGGAATACGAGGATTCATGAATGCGAAGCCGTATCATGATTATGTCGTGGGCAAGGGGGTTCGCGTCTTCTCCTCGCGAGACGTTCGGCGCATGGGAATCGATCCGATTCTCGATCAGGCGCTCGCGCTGGCGGGCGAGGGGACGGAGGCCATCTATGTCAGCTTCGATGTCGACGTGATCGATCAAAGCTTCGCTCCCGGCTGTCCGGCCATCGGAACAGGGGGGATGAATCCGTGGGATGCGCTCGATGCGCTCTACCGGCTTGGCGCGCTGCCGCAGGTGAAGGGGATCGATTTCGTGTGCATCGACCCGTCGGCGGACGTGCGCAACATCACCTCGCGGCTTGCGGTGCAATTCATGCTCGGTTTCTTGGCGGGCATGGCAAGCCGGCCGGGTTAA
- a CDS encoding DnaJ family domain-containing protein, protein MGLWFRKNHARRQDSETVPATSATPETSETADDTNAEEKNTAETAVSSRQYWNSDLSAQDWMSEMYREQERRGAFEHLAGKGKQLNVPSGDVTNSILKEANFLPAWLILQHEIRDQLQGLLETGSSVSLESALEDLNKKIAKYNQMVPNPMLQKWKLNGENMRQQFERWK, encoded by the coding sequence ATGGGATTATGGTTCAGAAAGAATCATGCACGACGACAAGATTCGGAGACTGTGCCGGCAACATCTGCAACGCCCGAGACAAGCGAGACAGCTGACGATACGAATGCGGAAGAGAAGAATACGGCCGAAACCGCGGTATCCTCCAGGCAGTATTGGAACTCCGATCTGTCTGCGCAGGATTGGATGAGCGAGATGTATCGGGAACAGGAACGGCGAGGGGCTTTCGAGCATTTGGCAGGCAAAGGGAAGCAGCTCAACGTCCCGTCAGGAGATGTTACGAACAGTATCCTCAAGGAAGCGAACTTCTTGCCGGCCTGGCTAATCTTGCAGCATGAGATTCGGGATCAGCTGCAGGGGCTGCTCGAAACGGGCTCTTCGGTTAGTCTGGAGTCCGCGCTCGAAGATCTGAACAAGAAGATTGCCAAGTACAACCAGATGGTGCCGAATCCGATGCTGCAGAAGTGGAAACTGAACGGGGAGAACATGCGGCAGCAATTCGAGCGTTGGAAGTAG
- a CDS encoding Rrf2 family transcriptional regulator has translation MQYSIGVEYALHCLVYLIDIQADATIGIKELSAFQGISETYLSKIFGKLAKEGIVSSVPGVKGGYKLAKPAAEISFWDVVQAVEGTSRIFQCKNIKNNSYLCRDEEVAACTRAAPCLINLTMLEAEESMRNTLRGKTLLWLNEELDRVLAPKQRQETRDFFAGSSRM, from the coding sequence ATGCAATATAGTATAGGCGTTGAATATGCACTGCACTGCTTAGTTTATCTGATCGATATTCAGGCTGACGCGACTATCGGCATCAAGGAGCTGTCCGCCTTCCAAGGGATTTCGGAAACCTACTTATCGAAGATTTTCGGCAAATTGGCGAAGGAGGGCATCGTCAGCTCCGTTCCCGGGGTCAAAGGCGGTTATAAATTAGCCAAGCCTGCCGCAGAAATTTCGTTCTGGGATGTCGTTCAGGCCGTTGAAGGCACCAGCCGGATCTTTCAATGCAAAAACATTAAAAATAACAGCTACCTCTGCCGCGACGAAGAAGTTGCTGCATGCACGCGAGCCGCTCCCTGCCTCATTAACTTAACGATGCTCGAGGCCGAAGAAAGCATGCGAAATACGCTGCGCGGCAAGACTTTGCTGTGGCTGAACGAAGAGCTTGATCGCGTGCTGGCGCCGAAGCAGCGCCAAGAGACGCGTGATTTTTTTGCCGGCAGCAGTCGTATGTAG
- a CDS encoding PAS domain S-box protein gives MEDSMLSHINDDSLFLHAFEKSPIGMALLSCNGSFLKVNSSYCNMLGYSEGELVTIGFSIVTHPEDLEADLKLWGKLVQGEMDGYQIEKRYVHKSGSVLWGLLNVTVGRNLQGIQGKDIFIAQIVDITEQKAKEEELKRIEELHKLISEHSQDVILRLTPEGIISYVSPAIRNQLGYEPEELIGKYAYEYWHPEDMNGGWLRRGNADQEDSRIYVYRLRHKKGHYIWQEAHSKKIRNAAGEILHAISMGRDITERIHSEDIIRRSEKLTLVGELAAGIAHEIRNPLTSLRGFMQMYMKEDIEGTRKLRNDVMISEIDRINEIVSELLVLAKPTNEVFELRDMAHIFNHVTRLLEGQANLYNVQIKGALDARLPLVQCQSSIKQVFINILKNAIESMPNGGEVVIQAKQMNENVYIRIHDEGHGIPQEEIAKIGNPFFTTKETGTGLGLMVSMRIIQNHRGTMRIESEVGKGTMVEVILPIHESRTASER, from the coding sequence ATGGAGGATTCGATGTTATCTCATATCAATGACGATAGTCTTTTTTTGCACGCATTCGAGAAATCTCCAATCGGAATGGCTTTATTATCTTGTAATGGAAGTTTTTTGAAGGTGAATTCGTCGTATTGCAACATGTTAGGATACAGCGAAGGCGAACTCGTCACGATCGGTTTCTCGATTGTCACCCATCCTGAAGATTTGGAAGCTGACCTGAAATTATGGGGCAAATTGGTGCAGGGTGAAATGGACGGTTATCAAATAGAAAAAAGATATGTGCATAAATCAGGGTCCGTACTATGGGGGCTTCTCAATGTGACAGTAGGAAGGAACCTGCAGGGGATACAAGGAAAAGACATCTTCATCGCGCAAATCGTGGATATCACGGAGCAAAAAGCGAAGGAAGAAGAGCTGAAGCGGATCGAAGAACTGCACAAGCTGATTTCCGAACATTCGCAGGACGTGATTTTGCGGTTAACGCCCGAAGGCATTATCTCCTATGTCTCGCCGGCTATCCGTAACCAACTCGGATACGAGCCGGAAGAACTCATCGGGAAATATGCGTATGAGTACTGGCATCCGGAGGATATGAACGGCGGCTGGTTAAGGCGGGGCAACGCGGATCAAGAGGATAGCAGGATTTATGTGTATCGGCTTAGGCATAAGAAGGGCCATTATATCTGGCAAGAAGCGCATTCCAAAAAAATCAGGAATGCTGCGGGAGAAATTCTGCATGCGATCAGCATGGGGCGGGATATCACCGAACGAATCCATTCCGAAGACATCATCCGCAGATCCGAGAAACTAACCTTGGTCGGCGAGCTGGCAGCAGGAATTGCGCACGAAATCAGAAATCCGTTGACCAGCCTGCGGGGATTTATGCAGATGTATATGAAAGAAGATATCGAGGGTACCAGGAAGCTGCGCAACGATGTCATGATTTCGGAAATCGATCGCATCAATGAAATCGTAAGCGAGCTGTTAGTATTGGCTAAACCTACGAACGAGGTTTTCGAATTAAGGGACATGGCGCATATTTTCAATCATGTGACGAGACTGTTAGAAGGACAAGCCAACCTGTATAACGTTCAAATCAAGGGCGCCTTAGATGCCCGTTTACCGCTCGTTCAATGTCAAAGCAGTATCAAGCAAGTCTTTATCAACATATTGAAGAATGCCATCGAATCCATGCCGAACGGCGGAGAAGTGGTCATTCAAGCCAAACAAATGAACGAGAACGTCTATATCCGCATCCATGACGAAGGGCACGGAATCCCCCAGGAAGAGATCGCCAAGATCGGCAATCCTTTTTTCACGACGAAAGAAACAGGCACGGGGTTGGGATTAATGGTTTCCATGCGTATCATACAAAACCATAGAGGGACGATGCGCATCGAAAGCGAAGTCGGGAAAGGGACGATGGTGGAAGTTATTTTGCCCATTCACGAATCGCGAACGGCCTCCGAAAGGTAA
- a CDS encoding LysR family transcriptional regulator, producing MNHSQLSLFVKIAESGSFTKAGQELHMTQPAVSRAISTLEAELDVNLLIRDRKNGVLLTDIGKRLLVVFRDILNGYEKVDQEIKAEKGFEVGTIRIGAFPAVSARFLPSILRVLGGKYPGLKFILHEGTIDEIRGWLASRYIDVGWIIPPSEELETVPFLRDQLSLLLRDDDPLQEKDVISIQDLEQAPLILCRGGFDTPIIEWFHNNDVALRMEFAVQNVSTALSMVQEGLGLAILSDTAMTFSVLPPNVRIRKIEPQPFRDICLAVPSMKEASLAVRLFIQTALELNRTDGEL from the coding sequence ATGAACCATTCACAGTTATCGTTATTCGTGAAAATCGCCGAGTCCGGCAGCTTTACGAAAGCCGGACAGGAATTACATATGACGCAGCCGGCCGTGAGCCGGGCCATCTCGACGCTCGAAGCCGAACTGGACGTTAATCTCCTGATTCGGGACCGCAAGAACGGCGTCCTGCTGACGGATATCGGGAAACGTCTGCTCGTGGTGTTCCGTGATATTCTGAACGGCTACGAGAAGGTGGATCAGGAAATCAAGGCGGAGAAGGGCTTTGAAGTAGGGACGATTCGCATCGGGGCTTTTCCGGCGGTATCCGCGAGGTTTCTGCCAAGCATTCTGCGGGTGCTCGGGGGCAAATATCCGGGCTTGAAGTTCATTCTGCACGAAGGCACGATCGACGAAATCCGGGGCTGGCTCGCTTCCAGGTACATCGACGTCGGATGGATTATTCCCCCGAGCGAAGAGCTGGAAACCGTTCCCTTTCTGCGCGATCAATTGTCGCTGCTGCTGAGGGACGATGATCCGCTCCAGGAGAAAGACGTCATTTCCATTCAAGATTTGGAGCAGGCCCCTCTGATTCTCTGCCGCGGCGGATTCGATACGCCGATTATTGAGTGGTTTCATAACAACGATGTCGCGCTGAGAATGGAATTCGCGGTTCAAAACGTCAGTACGGCGCTCAGCATGGTTCAAGAGGGACTTGGCCTAGCGATCCTCTCCGATACGGCGATGACCTTCTCCGTCCTGCCGCCCAATGTGCGGATACGCAAAATCGAGCCGCAGCCTTTCCGGGACATTTGCCTGGCCGTGCCTTCCATGAAGGAAGCTTCCTTGGCAGTCAGGCTGTTTATCCAAACCGCGCTTGAGCTGAACCGGACCGACGGCGAGCTATAG
- a CDS encoding acetylornithine deacetylase, with protein sequence METLIARLQQQAEERQDELFALLAQLVAYPTVSPPARNTLEAQRFLERQLRESGFETELWEVYPGDPNVTAVKRGTQGDKYRSLLLNGHMDVAEVGDAREWRYDPFALTLKDGRAYGRGTADMKGGLAALLFAAKLLEESGIRLKGDLLLHSVIGEEAGEAGTRACMERGYQADLAVVADTSGLAIQGQGGVITGWVTVQSPVTYHDGMRSRMIHAGGGVQGASAIEKMAKLIAGLQELERHWAVTKSYPGFPAGSNTINPAVIEGGRHAAFIADRCALWITVHFYPNEDYESVAAEIEQHLLGVAQGDPWLRNHPPEFRWGGRSMIEERGEVFPSLELDPDGDGLVSLAGIHRQVRGSAPSVGMSPSVTDAGWIGRAGIPTLIYGPGELANAHAVDESADMRELVDYAKIMIAFIADWCNRMKPEFEEEEIATMKGRETH encoded by the coding sequence ATGGAGACTTTGATTGCACGCTTGCAGCAGCAAGCGGAGGAGAGACAGGATGAGTTATTCGCTCTCCTGGCCCAGCTGGTCGCTTATCCGACGGTCAGCCCGCCAGCGCGGAATACGTTGGAGGCGCAGCGGTTTCTGGAGCGGCAGCTCCGAGAGAGCGGCTTCGAGACGGAGCTGTGGGAGGTGTATCCCGGCGATCCGAACGTGACCGCCGTGAAACGCGGCACGCAGGGAGATAAGTATCGAAGCCTGCTGCTGAACGGCCATATGGACGTCGCCGAAGTCGGGGACGCGCGGGAGTGGCGGTACGATCCGTTCGCTTTGACGTTGAAGGACGGCCGGGCTTACGGCAGAGGCACGGCGGATATGAAAGGCGGGCTGGCCGCGCTGCTGTTCGCGGCGAAATTGCTGGAGGAGTCGGGTATCCGGCTCAAGGGGGATCTGCTGTTGCATTCGGTCATCGGCGAAGAAGCCGGCGAAGCGGGCACCAGGGCTTGCATGGAGCGGGGGTATCAAGCGGATCTTGCCGTGGTGGCGGATACGAGCGGGCTGGCCATTCAAGGACAAGGCGGCGTCATCACCGGCTGGGTAACCGTTCAAAGTCCGGTGACTTACCATGACGGGATGCGATCGCGCATGATTCATGCGGGCGGCGGCGTTCAAGGCGCCAGCGCGATCGAGAAGATGGCCAAGCTGATCGCCGGCCTTCAGGAATTGGAGCGGCATTGGGCCGTGACCAAGTCCTATCCGGGCTTCCCGGCGGGATCGAACACGATCAACCCCGCCGTTATCGAGGGAGGCCGTCATGCGGCGTTCATCGCGGACCGGTGCGCCCTCTGGATTACGGTGCACTTCTATCCGAACGAGGATTACGAGTCGGTGGCCGCCGAGATCGAGCAGCATCTGCTCGGCGTCGCCCAAGGCGATCCATGGCTGAGGAATCATCCGCCTGAATTCCGCTGGGGAGGCCGGTCGATGATCGAGGAGCGGGGCGAAGTCTTCCCGTCCCTGGAGCTGGATCCGGATGGCGATGGGCTCGTGAGCTTAGCCGGCATTCACCGGCAAGTGCGGGGCTCGGCGCCGAGCGTCGGCATGAGCCCGTCCGTTACGGATGCGGGCTGGATCGGGCGAGCGGGGATACCGACGCTGATCTATGGTCCGGGCGAGCTGGCCAATGCGCATGCCGTAGACGAAAGCGCCGATATGAGAGAACTGGTCGACTACGCGAAGATCATGATCGCCTTCATTGCCGACTGGTGCAACCGGATGAAACCGGAGTTCGAAGAAGAAGAGATCGCAACCATGAAGGGGAGGGAAACCCATTGA
- a CDS encoding YjjG family noncanonical pyrimidine nucleotidase: MTYSILLFDLDDTLLDFGKKETESLTDLFQHYGYTYSDDVLQHYKSVNKQLWTDYENGSIPLDVVLNTRFSATLSRLGQDVDGLEWENRYRDLLGGGTHILIDGAMEVCQRLSVTHRLFVITNGITRTQINRLQLTGLHDYFEAIFDSQRIGHQKPSTAFFDYVRHHIPGFEREKALVIGDSLHTDIKGGLQSGIDTCWFNRTSQLNPPSIPSTYTISNLSELIGICGSGSGSGDY; this comes from the coding sequence ATGACCTACAGCATCCTTCTATTCGATCTCGACGATACGCTGCTGGATTTCGGCAAAAAAGAGACGGAATCGTTAACTGACTTGTTCCAACATTACGGCTATACGTATTCGGATGATGTTCTTCAACACTATAAGTCCGTCAACAAACAATTATGGACCGACTACGAGAATGGCAGCATTCCGCTCGATGTTGTGCTGAACACGAGGTTTTCGGCTACGCTGTCGAGGCTCGGGCAGGACGTGGACGGGCTTGAATGGGAGAATCGGTACCGTGATTTATTGGGCGGCGGAACCCATATCTTGATCGATGGCGCCATGGAAGTCTGTCAACGGCTGTCCGTCACCCATCGGCTGTTCGTGATCACGAATGGCATCACCCGCACGCAGATCAATCGATTGCAGCTGACGGGCCTGCATGATTATTTCGAAGCGATTTTCGATTCGCAGCGTATTGGCCATCAGAAGCCGTCGACGGCTTTCTTCGATTATGTGAGGCATCACATTCCGGGATTCGAACGTGAGAAAGCGCTGGTCATCGGCGATTCGTTGCATACGGATATCAAGGGCGGCCTGCAGTCGGGCATCGATACCTGTTGGTTCAACCGGACGTCGCAGCTGAATCCGCCTTCCATTCCGAGCACGTACACCATCTCGAATTTAAGCGAGCTTATCGGAATTTGCGGGTCAGGTTCGGGTTCAGGCGACTATTGA
- a CDS encoding alcohol dehydrogenase catalytic domain-containing protein, producing the protein MIPQTKMQVPLFAGDGRIDWTTREVPKPGAGQLLMLIEANALCGSDRGQFYRGSEVTPGHEAVGVVVEAGPDTSAAAGTRGVIYAKDYCGACRFCRMNMTNQCAASRGVIGFSEHGGYDPYVLIHERMLFPIGSDIPAGEATLLLDIMGTGSRAINRARALHSDIRSVLVCGAGPIGLGLLAMAKLLLGDDVPVAVSDFVPYRLELVKQLKGIPIALQETTLGEGIAAAGMNGVDVVLDASGKESARRAGLALLRPGGVLVCVGHGEGLSFRAAEELINVEKAVIGSDYFSYGDLERNLALYRAHRDYLARIITHRFPADRLQEAYKLFFESGQTGKVVVEHAYEIRGQA; encoded by the coding sequence ATGATACCGCAAACGAAAATGCAAGTGCCGTTATTCGCCGGTGATGGACGTATCGATTGGACGACCAGAGAGGTGCCGAAGCCGGGGGCGGGGCAGCTGCTTATGCTCATCGAGGCGAACGCGCTTTGCGGTTCGGATCGCGGGCAGTTTTACCGCGGATCGGAGGTTACGCCGGGCCACGAGGCGGTCGGCGTCGTGGTCGAAGCCGGTCCGGATACGTCGGCTGCCGCGGGAACCCGCGGCGTTATTTATGCCAAGGATTATTGCGGCGCGTGCAGGTTCTGCCGGATGAACATGACGAACCAATGCGCGGCAAGCCGCGGCGTGATCGGGTTCAGCGAACATGGCGGATACGATCCGTACGTGCTGATCCACGAACGGATGCTGTTTCCGATCGGCAGCGACATCCCGGCTGGGGAAGCGACCTTGCTGCTCGATATCATGGGCACCGGCAGCCGCGCCATCAACCGCGCCCGGGCGCTTCATTCCGATATCCGGTCGGTGCTCGTATGCGGGGCAGGGCCGATTGGTCTTGGCCTTCTGGCCATGGCCAAGCTGCTGCTCGGCGATGACGTGCCGGTCGCCGTATCGGACTTCGTGCCGTACCGGCTGGAGCTGGTCAAGCAATTGAAAGGCATTCCGATCGCGCTGCAGGAGACGACGCTTGGAGAAGGGATCGCGGCGGCCGGCATGAACGGGGTCGACGTCGTCCTGGACGCCAGCGGCAAGGAAAGCGCGCGCCGTGCCGGGCTCGCCTTGCTCCGTCCAGGCGGGGTGCTCGTCTGCGTCGGCCACGGGGAAGGCCTGTCGTTCCGCGCGGCGGAGGAGTTGATCAACGTCGAGAAGGCCGTGATCGGCAGCGATTATTTCAGCTACGGCGATTTGGAGCGGAATTTGGCGCTATACCGCGCGCACCGCGATTATCTGGCGCGGATCATCACGCACCGCTTCCCGGCCGACCGCCTGCAAGAGGCGTACAAGCTGTTCTTCGAATCCGGGCAGACGGGGAAAGTCGTCGTCGAGCATGCATACGAAATTCGCGGGCAGGCCTAA
- a CDS encoding 50S ribosomal protein L33: MAVSKQQISKYYGKKIYAVKKDGSIVTGTLTQIQGNRVVLTQFKQEKGKAVKTKFLLPLLLFDLLAIGLFAGFGGFGGFGGFDGDFFF, encoded by the coding sequence ATGGCTGTCAGCAAGCAACAGATATCCAAATATTACGGCAAGAAAATCTATGCGGTAAAGAAGGACGGATCCATCGTTACAGGGACATTGACGCAAATTCAAGGTAATCGTGTCGTTCTTACGCAGTTTAAACAGGAAAAAGGGAAAGCCGTAAAAACGAAATTTCTGCTTCCGTTGCTGCTCTTCGATTTACTCGCTATTGGCCTCTTTGCCGGATTTGGCGGATTTGGAGGATTCGGCGGGTTTGATGGAGATTTCTTCTTCTGA